Part of the Sporosarcina sp. FSL K6-2383 genome is shown below.
GACTGTGATAACTGCTTTTGTAACGGGCTCGCCAAGATACTCTTCCGCATATCCTTTCATATATTGAAGAATCATTGCTGAAACTTCTTGTGGTGTATATTCTTTGTCGTCCACTTTCACTTTATAATCTGAACCCATATGACGTTTAACAGACATAATTGTGTTCGGGTTTGTAATCGATTGACGCTTCGCTACTTCCCCAACTTGTCTTTCGCCGTTTTTGAACGCGACAACAGATGGTGTTGTGCGGTTACCTTCTGGATTTGGAATTACTTTCGGCTCTCCACCTTCATATACTGACACTACTGAGTTTGTTGTTCCTAAGTCAATACCAATAATTTTGCTCATAATCAAATTCCTCCTAGAAATAATACTACCTTTTTTATTCGTTCACTTTAACCATTGAAGGTCGAAGGACACGATCTTTCAATAAATACCCTTTTTGCATTTCTTCAAGAATAACTCCTGAAGGCTTTGTGTCATCTGCGCCTGTCATAATCGCTTGGTGGAAATTAGGATCGAACTCCTGGTCCACTGTGTCAATCTCAACAAGTCCTTCTGTTTCAAGTGCAGTGATTAATGTACGATAAATCATTTCCATGCCTGTCATAATCGACTGCACTTCCTCAGTTTTTGCTTCAACAGAAAGTGCACGTGCAAAGTTATCGAGCACAGGAAGAAGGTTCGTCACAACGTTCTGCGCACGATATTTCTGCATCGATTCCTGGTCAAGTGACACTCTTCTTTTAAAATTATCATAATCGGCAAGCAATCTAAGCCGCTTATTCTCTTCTTCCTGTAGCTGTGCCTGCAATCCTTCAATGACACTTTGCTCACTGTTGTCAACTTCGCTCATTTCTTCAATTACATTGTCTTCACTTGTACCTTCTGCTTCTTCTATTACCGCATTTTCTTCTACAAACTCATCTTTAACTTCAGTCAATGTTCTTTCCCTCCTGCTGTTCCGCCACCGATTGTCAGCCTCGCTAGTTCCTTAGACAAATCATTGCTCATCAGATCGAGTAATGTGATGACCCGTGCATAATCCATTCGTTTAGGTCCAATGATGGCAATCGATCCCGCCATATTGTCTCCCGCCGAATAGGTTGCCGTAATAACACTGTAATCTTCCATCGCATTATGATTATTTTCCGAACCAATACGTACATGAATCCCGGCAAGCCCTTCTTGGAAAAACCGCATAGCCGGCATACCTTTGTCTATCATTTCGAAAAATGTCTTCATTTTCCCAATGTCATTAAATTCGGGCTGCTTCATCATATTCATTTTACCACCAAAATAGAGGCGCTCTTCCGGCTCAATTGCAATTGCCCGTTGAAACGAGGAATATAATTCCCCAGTATGATGAATATGACGTTCCAACACTGTTTTCGTTTCCTGGACTAACATCCTTTGGAGATGCGCAAGCGGCGTACCGACAAGGCGCTCATTTAAGATATTGACCATTTTTTCGATATCAGATGCTGTAAATCCTTCCGGCACATTGAATAATCTGTTCTCCACTCGCCCATTATCCATGACAATAATGGCAACGGCCGTCTTATCATCTAGAGGAACGATGGAAAAACGTTTCACGGTATGCAACGACGTATCTGGTCCAAGAAGAATCGATGTATAATTCGTCAAATCAGAAAGAATCGTTGCCGATTTTCTGATTAACTCCTCTGTTTCCACAACCTTCTCTCGAAAAATGGAACGCAATTGAATACTGTCTTCGGTTTTTAGTTTTTCTCTTGTCAATAAATGATCGACATAAAATCGGTATCCTTTTTCGGAAGGTACTCTACCGGACGAAGTATGGGTCTTTTCAAGATAGCCCATCTCCTCCAAATCAGCCATTTCGTTACGTATAGTCGCCGGACTAAACGGAGCTTCTGGCTTTTTGGATAGCTGCCTCGATCCGACAGGTTGTGCGGACTCGATGAAATCGTCAACCGTCAGTTGCAATATAAGCAATTGTCTGTTCGTTAACATCATCATCACTCCTGTTAGCACTCTATAACTCTGAGTGCTAATACTACTGATAATTTATCAAATCTAAACCCAAGTGTCAACGAATTGACTCTGTATTATTTAAGAAATTGTTGGAACACGTCGTTTCCTCTATAAACCCCGCGTTGTGTCAGCTTAACCACGTCATCCAAACGCTCAACAAGTCCATCTGCCATTAGCAATTGTAAAGCTTCTCCATAAACTTCTTCAAGCGACTTGCCAAACTTTTCGTGGAATAAAGAAATAGACACGCCATTGGATTTACGAAGTCCAAGGAACATTTCTTCTTCCATCGCTTCTACTGCTGTGACGACATGCGTTTGTTGGACAGGTCTTTCCCCTAATGCTATTTTATCCATATATTTTGTAAGTGGTCCGATATTCGAATAACGAATGCCCTCTATATAACCATGCGCACCCGCACCAACACCAGCATACCCGTCATTTTCCCAATAGATTAGATTATGGATGGATTCACGACCTGGAACTGCGAAATTACTAATTTCATAGCGCATTCGCCCCTGCTTCTCCATCTCCTCAATAAGCATCGTGAACATTTCCGTTTCAATATCCTCGCCAGGTAGGGGCAATTTGCCTTTATTCATTAAATTATAAAAGACCGTTTTCGGCTCTACAATAAGTGAGTATCCTGAGTAATGAGGCAACTCGAGAGCAGCCGCTTGATTGAGTGTATCCCGCCATTGCTTGATCGTCTGATCTGGCAAACCATAAATCAAGTCGATGCTAATATTATCGAAGCCCGCCTTGCGAGCCTCTCCTACAACACGTGCCGCATCGTCCGGGCCATGCGTTCTACCAATTCGTGTCAACAAGTCTGCATCAAAGGATTGGACACCAATACTCAACCTGTCAACACCGCCATTTTTCAGCACGGTCAACTTGCCATATGTCAGCTCATCCGGATTTGCTTCCGTTGAAAACTCCTTTAATGCACGTACATCGACATATTCGTGAATAATCGCCAGTAGTCGATCCAGTTGCTGTTCAGAAAGCGATGTTGGGGTCCCTCCACCTAAAAAGACTGTTTCCAGCTCTTTAAATGAAATACCCTGTTCCCGCATAATCGCCAGCTCTTGCCCAATCGATTCGATGTACGCATCCACGGGCTGATTTTTGAAAAACACTTTATTGAAATCACAATAGTGACAAATCTGATGACAAAATGGGATGTGAATATACATACCTCTCATGATTGTTGTCTCCTTCTCTTAACGGAAAAAAGAGGGCTTGGATGCCCTCTTTTAATTTAATCGTTTACTGTTGTCTATGTTCAAAACTATATAGATTATCATACAGTATTATGGTGTGTCGTACAAACGTTGAGCTGCACTTTATACGTTCCATTAAACTATTCTTTACTTTTAATTTTGAGATAAACAAAAAAACGTCCGTAATGGACGTTTATTTGTTTTTAATATAGTCCATACCTTGCGTTGTAATTGCTAACACCAAGTTATCTGTCCCTTGTCCACTATCCGTGGCATATTCCTTTTCAATTAGATATTCAATAGCTTGTTTACTTTTAACATCAGCATTAACCATCGCCTTAGGTAATGTATAACTTCCGCCATTATTAGCAAAATGGTACTCGTACAGGCTTTGTAACAGCCTATCAGATAGTTGATTAATTTCTTCGTTAGTCATGTATAATCCCTCCTCAGTAATTAATATACAACAAATGAAGTAGGAATTCTTTATTTTCGCTTTCGACGTATAATAGACCAGATGTGAAGGAAGTTTTTAAATGGTTCTAAGCTTATTTACTTCACACCAACCAAGTTCCTATAATTGAAAGCAAAATGGATAACACCTTATCATTCAATAGTATTCTGGATTCTGGGATTAAACCCATCTGTTTGTCTCGGAATTTTGGCAGCAGCATACCAACAAGCGGTCCTGCAATCATATAGTAGTAAACGCGAAAAAGGTGACCTTCATATAAATGAGTAGTCACCTTTTGCTTACTTCTTCATCTATTCCCCAGCTATTTTGCAACTTACGAATATAAATAATTTGACCAATGTGATATGCGTTATGGGTTGTAATATTTGCGAGTATCTCCCACCACTTCACAGGTTCAGAAAAACCATTAACTTTACTTTCAACTTTATTTTCAGTTAATAATTCTTGCCAATGTAACAGTACCTCTAAAAGTTGTTTTTTCAGTTCGATAAACGTATAGCCTTTAGGGATCACAAAGCTTTCATTATTATTTTCTAAGGCCGGAACAGCATTGACATGAGACTTTCCGTACCTCGTTTGCCATGTTTGATTCCAATATAAAAGATGCCAAACAATTTCAGCGATGCTATTACTATCTTCATTCGGCTTCCAAAATGCTTGATCCTCAGACAAATTTTCCACCGAATCAAAAAAAGGAACATACCAGCTAGGGTCATTAGCATTTGCTAACAATTGGTCAGACAAAACATCTTTGGCATGCAACATATTTCCATCCTCCTGCTATAAAATGATTTATCATTAAGAACAAAATCCTGCTCATTATCTACTGTTCGACCCTATCAATACAAATACCTTTATAATTCTTCAAATAAAAAACACCGCATTTAGCTTATTAAAAATAGGCTAAATGCGGTGCATAATATTATACAGAATTAAATTACATTTACCTGATACAGAAACACAAACCCCGTACCTACAGCGTTTAATCCTCATCCATCCGCAATACTGCCATAAACGCCTCTTGAGGCACTTCAACGGATCCAACTTGTTTCATACGTTTTTTACCTTCTTTTTGCTTATCAAGAAGTTTACGTTTACGTGAGATATCTCCACCGTAACATTTGGCTAGAACGTTTTTACCCATTGACTTGATTGTTGAACGAGCGACAATTTTTTGTCCGATGGCCGCTTGAACAGGCACTTCGAATTGTTGTCTTGGGATTAGTTTTCTTAGTTTTTCAACGATTACTTTTCCGCGCTCGTAGGAGAAGTCTTTATGGACGATGAAGCTGAATGCATCGACGTGTTCGCCATTTAATAGGATGTCCATTTTGACGAGTTTCGATTGTTTGTAGCCAATCAGTTCATAATCCAATGATGCGTAGCCTTTTGTTCCTGACTTCAACTGGTCAAAGAAGTCGTAGACGATTTCCGCAAGTGGCAATTCGTAAATGATATTGACACGTGTTGAATCGAGATAATCCATTGTCAGGAAGTTACCACGTTTTTGCTGACACAACTCCATTACGGAACCTACGTAATCATTCGGCACCATAATCGATGCTTTGACATACGGTTCTTCTACATAATCGATTTTTTGTGCGTCTGGCATCATGGCTGGGTTGTCCACCTTCAGCTCAGAGCCGTCAGTTAGCACAACGTTGTAAATAACACTTGGTGCAGTTGTAATCAGGTCGATATTGAATTCACGTTCAATCCGTTCCTGGATAATTTCCATATGCAATAACCCCAAGAAACCACAACGATAACCAAAACCGAGTGCTTGTGAAGTCTCTGCTTCATATTCAAGAGCAGAGTCATTCAACTCCAATTTTTCAAGCGCATCGCGCAGGTCATTGTATTTCGACGTATCGATTGGATACAATCCGCAGAATACCATTGGATTCATGCGACGGTAACCCGCTAATGGCTCACTCGCTGGATTTTTCACACTAGTAATCGTGTCCCCTACGCGTGTATCGCCAACATTCTTAATGGAAGCAGAAAGATAGCCTACATCTCCGACAGTCAGTTCTTCGCGAGGTGATATTTTCGGTGTGAAAACGCCTGTTTCAAGTACTTCAAAGTTTTTACCCGTCGCCATCATATGGATCATATCGCCCGGCTTAACCGAACCTTGCATGATACGGATATTAACGATAACTCCTTTATATGGATCATAATGCGAGTCGAAAATTAACGCTTGCAGTGGAGCATCTGGATCTCCTTGAGGTGCAGGCACCTTTTCAACAATTTGCTCTAAAATATCTTCAATACCGATACCAGCTTTGGCAGAAGCTAGAACTGCCTCT
Proteins encoded:
- the grpE gene encoding nucleotide exchange factor GrpE; its protein translation is MTEVKDEFVEENAVIEEAEGTSEDNVIEEMSEVDNSEQSVIEGLQAQLQEEENKRLRLLADYDNFKRRVSLDQESMQKYRAQNVVTNLLPVLDNFARALSVEAKTEEVQSIMTGMEMIYRTLITALETEGLVEIDTVDQEFDPNFHQAIMTGADDTKPSGVILEEMQKGYLLKDRVLRPSMVKVNE
- the hrcA gene encoding heat-inducible transcriptional repressor HrcA, with product MLTNRQLLILQLTVDDFIESAQPVGSRQLSKKPEAPFSPATIRNEMADLEEMGYLEKTHTSSGRVPSEKGYRFYVDHLLTREKLKTEDSIQLRSIFREKVVETEELIRKSATILSDLTNYTSILLGPDTSLHTVKRFSIVPLDDKTAVAIIVMDNGRVENRLFNVPEGFTASDIEKMVNILNERLVGTPLAHLQRMLVQETKTVLERHIHHTGELYSSFQRAIAIEPEERLYFGGKMNMMKQPEFNDIGKMKTFFEMIDKGMPAMRFFQEGLAGIHVRIGSENNHNAMEDYSVITATYSAGDNMAGSIAIIGPKRMDYARVITLLDLMSNDLSKELARLTIGGGTAGGKEH
- the hemW gene encoding radical SAM family heme chaperone HemW; this translates as MMRGMYIHIPFCHQICHYCDFNKVFFKNQPVDAYIESIGQELAIMREQGISFKELETVFLGGGTPTSLSEQQLDRLLAIIHEYVDVRALKEFSTEANPDELTYGKLTVLKNGGVDRLSIGVQSFDADLLTRIGRTHGPDDAARVVGEARKAGFDNISIDLIYGLPDQTIKQWRDTLNQAAALELPHYSGYSLIVEPKTVFYNLMNKGKLPLPGEDIETEMFTMLIEEMEKQGRMRYEISNFAVPGRESIHNLIYWENDGYAGVGAGAHGYIEGIRYSNIGPLTKYMDKIALGERPVQQTHVVTAVEAMEEEMFLGLRKSNGVSISLFHEKFGKSLEEVYGEALQLLMADGLVERLDDVVKLTQRGVYRGNDVFQQFLK
- a CDS encoding DinB family protein, encoding MLHAKDVLSDQLLANANDPSWYVPFFDSVENLSEDQAFWKPNEDSNSIAEIVWHLLYWNQTWQTRYGKSHVNAVPALENNNESFVIPKGYTFIELKKQLLEVLLHWQELLTENKVESKVNGFSEPVKWWEILANITTHNAYHIGQIIYIRKLQNSWGIDEEVSKR
- the lepA gene encoding translation elongation factor 4 → MNYEQKLARQKNIRNFSIIAHIDHGKSTLADRILEKTQTLTAREMKTQTLDSMDLERERGITIKLNAVQLTYTAKDGEDYTFHLIDTPGHVDFTYEVSRSLAACEGAILVVDSAQGIEAQTLANVYLALDNDLEILPVINKIDLPAADPERVKQEIEDVIGLDASEAVLASAKAGIGIEDILEQIVEKVPAPQGDPDAPLQALIFDSHYDPYKGVIVNIRIMQGSVKPGDMIHMMATGKNFEVLETGVFTPKISPREELTVGDVGYLSASIKNVGDTRVGDTITSVKNPASEPLAGYRRMNPMVFCGLYPIDTSKYNDLRDALEKLELNDSALEYEAETSQALGFGYRCGFLGLLHMEIIQERIEREFNIDLITTAPSVIYNVVLTDGSELKVDNPAMMPDAQKIDYVEEPYVKASIMVPNDYVGSVMELCQQKRGNFLTMDYLDSTRVNIIYELPLAEIVYDFFDQLKSGTKGYASLDYELIGYKQSKLVKMDILLNGEHVDAFSFIVHKDFSYERGKVIVEKLRKLIPRQQFEVPVQAAIGQKIVARSTIKSMGKNVLAKCYGGDISRKRKLLDKQKEGKKRMKQVGSVEVPQEAFMAVLRMDED